GGCGGCGCCATCACGCTTGACGAGCTCGCTTGGGACAGGGGTTGCCTGTGTAATGGCAGTAAGGGCCAGGAGGAAGGGAACGTGGAAGCGCATTGTGTAGTCGATCAGCAGGTAAACTCTGCTCAGGTGGATAAGAAGATCAGCAGCCTGTCAAGCTCTGCAGAAGATGTAAGACAACGAAACTGGAAACGATGGACAGCCCGTGAATTTATCTGCCCGTCTCTTTAACTTCAAGTACGGGGTAATTAATGCTACCCCAGTCAGTCACCGCGCTAAGAATTAAATTGCTCCCCGCATCCCAACAGGAACGATGGAGATTAACCCTGGAGACCGTTGCATCCATTGGCTCCAGCTGCCACAATCAGCACATGCCTGCTGTCCTCCGAGGCATTCATCAATTGCTTCTCTTGCCAGATGCAATATCACGGTTCTTGGCAGGCGCCATACTGCTCCCATTGGTGGTTTTGATATTTCCTGCTTCCAAGTGCCTAGGCAATGCCCCTGTGCAACAGCCACAAAAAGCCATAAGGTTTCTCAACTCTGCCGATGGCTGCCCAGACTTGAATGAGTCTTCATTCCACTGCGCGCATAATCACAGGCGCAGGTCGCATCCGACCCTGCAAAACCTTGCAGTACAGTTGAACCGTCAGCATTAATAGCTAAGCATCAAACACGGGTATTCTCAACTATCTCGAGGCTGAGATTGAAGACTGGAGAAGCGGAAATGTCTTGGTCTCCTTGACTGTTCAGGTTGATGCCATTGCTTAGTGTCCTTGGCTGGCCTTGTGATGATTTTCGCACTGTATACCCAATATGGAAGCAGCATCATACAATGCATTATTTGCATAATTATGCTTCCTAATCACTGCTCCGCGTGGTTGCTAACTATACCACATTATCCGACATCGAAACACGGCTCCAGGCAATTCACTTGACACTTGGTTCTTGTCATGTTCCCTGGGATAATGAATTACTTGGAATAATACATCTCCATCCTTGGAATGGTGCCACATCTCGGTAAGTTATAGCTTAAAGCAGTTGAAGTCAAGGGTCAATTTCCGCTCCGTACACAGCAACAATTATATCACAATCGTAGACGGAGGTTACAGTCAGCCTGTACCTTGCCTTGTCCTGAACATAGCGAGAGCTGCTTGTCCTAGAGCTTCCAGTTTGCCGACGTGCCTGCTTTCCGCCTTTCCCTCGGACTCTCGGGCGTCAGAACAGCTGAAGGACGAGTTGAGGGATCCGTCGGATGGAAGAAGTGCTTGTTGTACCTCATCCTAGATAGTGTCGGTTTGATGGCCACAGGTTGAATTTTGTGGCCAGTCACATTGCTTCTGTTTATTGTCCCATAGAAAACCAGGAGGGCAGTCCTTCACCACCGGTGTTCCTGTTACATCGTCGTCATTGACCTTACAATATATGTACTTTCCGCAGTCGCCACTAAACGGGTAGAGACAGTCACGAGGGCCCAGGCAGTGTGTCACTTTGATGTCGGACTCTGGGCAGTTGAAGCCACTGACTGTTCCGGCCAAGGCTAGAGCGAGtggaagagagcgaggaagATGCATGACTTGCAaaagattagttattttCGAGCACGAAAAGAATCATGAAGCGGACACTTACTAAATATTTGAAATTGAAGAGTACAAACTGGTCCTTGGTGATCTCGAGAGTGCGAAGGTGGCGGGATAGTCAAGTCGCAAAGTGAACACGGGTGCATTTTAATAAGGGCTGATCGACATGATGTTTGGTAGCTTGTTGGTTGCTTATTTAGATGACGTGTTCCATCATAGTGTTAATCATTGGCTTGTGACTACTATTATTCGACACATACCTGAGTATAAACTATAAAGTATGTTGAAGAACCCACTTGCATCGCTCTCGGTGAGAAAACAAGGGAGCTGGTTGGAGCATGGCTTTCAATAGTCCAGTGGTCGTCTGAAGGGTCTGCAAGGGATGTACCACTACCCTTTGACCGAACTTGTTACTTGACCCTGAAGTGGCAATCCTCGCGCTTACTTGGAATCTGGGAACTTGAACAGCCCCGGAACTGAACACCCTGCTTCCAAAAGACCCATGAATATGATCCTGACTACCGTACTATGCCTGTTAAATATAGACTTCTCTTACCCCATGCGTGGTGGCACCCTCGTGTTTCCAGCTAATATACGGTGGCAGCGTtgatactatatatattccgACTTCCGTTCATCAATTCATTACTCGTTGTTTCCTTATTTTGGCACATCGTTCTCAATATCAGCCAAAAACACGCGCAGTTTATGCACCAGAATCCACCGCTGCTCAGTTTGACCCGGCCCTTCAAGCGTGTGAGATGCCCCAGGAATAATCCCACTCTCAGCATGCCATATCCCCCGCTCCGCATCAGTAACCCTTCGCCATCTCTTCAATAAACCCTCTTTGTCAACATGCCACGGTACAGACGGATCACTCCCAGAATACAGCACCAACAAACTCTCAGCCCCCTTCAGAATGCCCCTCCCACGCACCATCCCAAAcgtcttcctcaaccgctCCTCCCCCAAATCCGAGCTAAACAGATCATCCTCACCGGGCGATCGCGGACTATCCGGACTCGCCAGACTCAGAAACCGCCGACTACTAATCGCCGTGCTACCGGGATACCCAATACTCGCTGTATATTGTAACGGCACAACCGTATCCAGCTCACCCTCAAACGTATGTTGCCTAGCCCCCGTAATCGCACGATCACAGATCCTCTGCATCTCCCCCGCCGTATGTCGACGATTTCCCTCCTTCAAAACAGTCAGAATTGCCTCCCGATCCGAAACTGGAGCTTGCATAACCGCCCCATCAACCTGCGGCCTTAACACCGGCGGCGCTGATCCCCCGCGGTCTAGAACAGGGTGAGGATGCCGCGGGTTGATCGAGCTAATATACTGCAGCACATCCTGGCTCCCCGTTGAATGGCCCATGATAACAATCTTAGGCCGTGAACTTCCCCTTGTCCCTGTTTCTGTACCTGTACTTGTAACTGTCCCTGTCGACTGCGATGCCGTAGACCCTAATTCCGCGCCCCGTTTATATTCCATAATGTACTCCAGACAAAGcgccatctcatcaatatcccgTCCCAGCCCACTCATCCCCCACCCGCCATACGACGAAGACAAAACCGGCGAGAAAACCGACCATTCTGTGTTTTCCAGCGCCGCAGCAATATCATCTAGGTATGCGACTGTGCCGAGGCCATCACCGAGCCccgggatgaagaggagggtaTGTGGTTTTATGTGTCCTGAAGTAGCATATTCGAATGCGACGAGGCGCTCGGCGTATTCGTGGAGAAGAcctgggcgagggcgagtctTTTTCGGGGGTGAGGGCCGGATGTGCATTGCGGCGGGGCGCTTGGCGGGCTTAGCTTGGAGATAAAGTTGGAGGTAGATCGGGTTGGTTTGATCCTTACAGCTTAgatgggcaggaagaaggggagtGAATGAGTGAGTGTCTGCTTGTTGAGTGTTACTGTGTTGAGTGCTGTTGAAACTGATTTTTCTGGTCTTGGCGTAGGTTTATCTGATTGATAAGATCTACAAAGTGCACGGTGGAGATGGCATCTACAAAATTACAGTATATCTTGGTTGCATGGAGTATATCTGGAATACAATTTTCTAATGTCATGTAGCATTTGTATAATTATTCTGGTCTTAATGGTGTTGTAACAATTGCATCATCTTGACAGGGTTGGTTTGCCACAAACAAGACTACCGGATGATATCATGCAGCTCTTAAATATCCAGATGCCGCAAGCTGCTAAAGGAATTTTAAGAAACTAAAAACGATTGATTAATATGGCAGGCCAAAAGAAACACCAAGTCGCCGTCATCGGCTCCGGCAATTGGTACGTACCCTCTTATACAAACTGTTCAAGACCACTAACAACAACAGGGGCTCAACAATCGGCAAGATCGTCGCCGAAAACACAGCTGAACACACCGACCTCTTCCACCCAGAGGTCCGGATGTGGGTATTCGAAGAAGACATCAAAGTCCCAGAAGAGTCAAAGCACCGCTCCAAATACGGCGACGCGCCGCAAAAGCTCACCAAAGTCATCAACGAAACCCACGAGAACATCAAATACCTACCAGGGATCTCCCTGCCCGAGAATCTCGTCGCAACTCCGGATATCGTGGAGGCTGTCAAAGACGCCTCAATCCTAATCTTCAACCTACCGCACCAGTTCATCGGCAAAACCCTCGATGGGATAAGGGGGCACCACCTCCCGCACGCGCGCGGAATCTCATGCATAAAGGGCGTAGACGTCTCCGACGGAATCGTCACCTTATATTCCGAGCTCATCATGGAGAAACTCGGAATCTACTGCGGGGCATTATCCGGTGCGAATATCGCGCCTGAAGTTGCAGCCGAGAGGCTGTGCGAGACGACAATCGGATATGATACGCTGCCGATGGATCTTACCTCAAATGATGGCTCTCCGAAGCATAACCTGGTCAAGGTCGATGAGCAGCGCCAGGTGAAGACGAAGCCTACGAGCGTTGAGCTGCATCCTGTCCCGCAGGATTACCCGCATGTTGATGCGGAGCTATGGGAGACGCTGTTCTCGCGACCGTATTTCTTCGTGCATGTTGTTAAGGATGTAGCGGGTGTTGCGCTCGGTGGAGCATTGAAGAATATCGTCGCTCTTGCAGCCGGGTTCGTCTCTGGAAAGCAGTGGGGGGAGAATACAAAGGCCGCTATTATCCGGCTTGGAGTTGGGGAGATGATTCGATTCGGGCGGACGTGGTTCCCTAAATCTGTGAATGAGCGGACATTTACAGAGGAAAGCGCCGGGATTGCAGATCTGGTGGCGAGCTGCAATGGGGGGAGGAATGTGAGGTCGGCCACGCatgctgttgagaagggcgTCAG
This genomic interval from Aspergillus puulaauensis MK2 DNA, chromosome 7, nearly complete sequence contains the following:
- a CDS encoding uncharacterized protein (COG:S;~EggNog:ENOG410Q2HJ;~InterPro:IPR013744,IPR029058;~PFAM:PF08538) yields the protein MHIRPSPPKKTRPRPGLLHEYAERLVAFEYATSGHIKPHTLLFIPGLGDGLGTVAYLDDIAAALENTEWSVFSPVLSSSYGGWGMSGLGRDIDEMALCLEYIMEYKRGAELGSTASQSTGTVTSTGTETGTRGSSRPKIVIMGHSTGSQDVLQYISSINPRHPHPVLDRGGSAPPVLRPQVDGAVMQAPVSDREAILTVLKEGNRRHTAGEMQRICDRAITGARQHTFEGELDTVVPLQYTASIGYPGSTAISSRRFLSLASPDSPRSPGEDDLFSSDLGEERLRKTFGMVRGRGILKGAESLLVLYSGSDPSVPWHVDKEGLLKRWRRVTDAERGIWHAESGIIPGASHTLEGPGQTEQRWILVHKLRVFLADIENDVPK